A stretch of Oxyura jamaicensis isolate SHBP4307 breed ruddy duck chromosome 27, BPBGC_Ojam_1.0, whole genome shotgun sequence DNA encodes these proteins:
- the PLEKHM1 gene encoding pleckstrin homology domain-containing family M member 1: MHSSHADDPKEVIQLIKKQLVSAIKALQKQYVSSDAVVTSDDGNANTLCSALEAVFVHGLKAKHIKTETGGKGKKAGGRLPLPQPVFWGLLKSITHRNIVSELEQLIFINTDVGRCRAWLRLALNDGLMECYLKLLLRERPRLPEYYQSTALLLDAEECEFLLSYLQGLTSLTFQLSYKSAVLNEWTVTPLSLSGLCPVSELLEPLTSSTSEPRRKASLGSISQSSGSDEIEIQPSVLPISKAGVKTKLTSSSLSLNTTGSSQLSSSLGSDSALQPHCAQSPERSEEPLSCDSDLGTATAEDLDKSLQEVLSEFSKAKPSHDAPSDQLVPAVLGCSPPQPACPPAPPAPSEDTRLPPPPTRQRGDVRALPRGDAGVPAPHPGGTNGAEEGGRGAVSSSEGSHAVRSPAAEYLLSPLSGCPKIKSWISEDDFYRPSAGESGKSPADINGFVPDGAGEGPAPGLISALDLERLSVPSSRGVKPKLSPEQEQKGFSVVHRRQMGLSNPFRGLLKLGTLERRGAMGIWKEFSCELSPLELQLFLDHEDRICVESYSLLRCESLALTHSDGRFELVFLGKKLYLRAPSRDEAEDWLDRIREALQKCRPQLEEEEWETLEYPEDSGEGGDPAAVLQYNEAPGTSFNWTSAHEPELDAIKESILYVDVDKTWVPFIFSLSLETLKCFKVRNNDKILSNSYGIETIQDILPDTSLGGPSFFKVITSKAVLKLQAESAEEAASWRELVRGVLASYLEAAEEALTLGGSLDGNSQVLLKSIVKENGFLLQYLVAIPVEKGLDSQSFICAGCSRQIGFSFVKPKLCAFSGLYYCDSCHRDDETVIPSRLIHNWDLAKRGVCRQALKFLTQIRNQPLIDLKLVNESLYDHVERMRRILRSREQLKLLGDYLIMCRSGALKELSKRLDHRNYLLECPHKYSVTDLRQIADGVFETFLQSLIQFASHHVYNCDLCTQRGFICQICNRSDIIFPFEFDTTTRCSDCKTVFHRECQASAQSCPRCERRRRYQREREADGAGPSL, from the exons atgcATTCGAGCCACGCCGATGACCCCAAGGAAGTCATACAG CTGATCAAGAAGCAGCTGGTGAGCGCGATCAAGGCGCTGCAGAAGCAGTACGTCTCTTCGGATGCCGTCGTGACCAGTGACGATGGGAATGCCAACACCCTCTGCAGCGCCCTGGAGGCCGTCTTTGTGCATGGGCTGAAGGCGAAGCACATAAAGACAGAGAcgggggggaaagggaagaaagcaggCGGCCGCCTGCCGCTTCCCCAGCCCGTCTTCTGGGGCCTGCTGAAGAGCATCACGCACCG GAACATTGTCTCAGAGCTGGAACAACTCATTTTTATCAACACGGACGTTGGCCGCTGCCGGGCCTGGCTGAGGCTGGCTTTGAACGATGGCCTCATGGAGTGCTACTtgaagctgctgctgcgggAGAGGCCACGGCTGCCCGAGTACTACCAGTCCACGGCTCTGCTTTTGGACGCTGAGGAGTGCGAGTTCCTCCTTAGCTACCTGCAGGGCTTAACATCCTTAACCTTTCAGCTGTCTTATAAATCGGCGGTGTTGAACGAGTGGACTGTCACCCCTCTCTCCCTGTCTGGGCTGTGTCCTGTTTcggagctgctggagccccTGACGTCCTCGACATCTGAGCCCCGGAGAAAAGCGTCGCTGGGTTCCATCTCCCAGTCTTCAGGATCAGATGAGATTGAAATTCAGCCCTCCGTCCTGCCCATCAGCAAAGCCGGCGTCAAAACCAAGCTGACATCGTCCTCGCTGAGCCTCAACACGACGGGCTCGTCCCAGCTGTCCTCCAGCCTCGGCTCCGACAGCGCCCTCCAGCCTCACTGCGCCCAGAGCCCCGAGCGGAGCGAGGAGCCGCTCTCCTGCGACTCCGACCTGGGCACAGCCACTGCTGAGGACCTGGACAAGTCACTACAAGA GGTGCTGTCTGAGTTCAGCAAAGCCAAGCCGAGCCATGATGCCCCATCAGACCAGCTcgtccctgctgtgctggggtgcTCCCCGCCGCAGCCCGCCTGCCCTCCAGCACCCCCGGCGCCCTCCGAGGATACTCGCCTGCcgccacctcccaccagacaGAGGGGCGATGTCCGCGCTCTCCCCCGGGGTGATGCTGGTgtcccagccccacatcctGGTGGCACCaatggagcagaggaaggcGGCCGCGGTGCGGTCAGCAGCAGCGAGGGCAGCCACGCGGTGCGCAGCCCCGCAGCCGAGTACCTCCTTTCTCCACTGTCAGGTTGCCCG aaaataaagagttGGATCTCGGAAGATGATTTCTACAGGCCTTCTGCAGGAGAGAGTGGCAAAAGCCCAGCTGACATCAACGGCTTCGTGCCAGACGGTGCTGGGGAgggcccagccccggggctgatCAGTGCTCTCGACTTGGAAAGGCTGTCGGTGCCTTCCTCGCGGGGCGTTAAGCCCAAGCTGTCGCCCGAGCAGGAACAAAAGGGCTTCAGTGTCGTGCATCGCCGGCAGATGG GTCTTTCCAACCCCTTCCGAGGACTCCTGAAGCTCGGCACCCTGGAGCGGAGAGGAGCCATGGGCATCTGGAAGGAGTTTTCCTGTGAGCTGTCACCACTGGAGCTCCAGCTCTTCCTGGACCACGAGGACCGCATCTGCGTCGAGAGCTACTCGCTGCTGCGGTGCGAGTCGCTGGCGCTGACGCACTCGGATGGACGCTTCGAGCTggttttcctggggaaaaagcTCTACCTACGAGCTCCTTCTCGAGACGAGGCCGAGGACTGGTTGGACAGGATCCGGGAGGCACTGCAGAAGTGCCGGCctcagctggaggaggaggagtgggagACGCTGGAGTACCCCGAAGACAGCGGCGAAGGTGGCGATCCCGCTGCTGTCCTCCAGTACAACGAAGCGCCTGGGACCAGCTTCAATTGGACTTCAGCTCACGAACCAGAACTGGATGCAATCAAAGAGTCTATTCTGTACGTGGACGTAGACAAAACATGggtcccttttattttttccctgtcattgGAAACCTTAAAGTGCTTTAAGGTGAGGAACAATGACAAAATCTTAAGCAACAGTTACGGCATAGAGACGATCCAGGACATTCTTCCAGACACCAGCCTCGGGGGACCATCGTTCTTCAAGGTGATCACCTCCAAAGCTGTCCTGAAGCTGCAGGCTGAGAGCGCAGAAGAAGCAGCATCGTGGAGGGAGCTGGTCCGAGGGGTGCTCGCCTCCTACCTGGAGGCGGCAGAGGAGGCGCTGACGCTGGGTGGCAGCTTGGACGGCAACTCCCAGGTCCTCCTGAAGAGCATCGTGAAGGAAAACGGCTTCTTGCTGCAATACCTGGTGGCCATCCCTGTGGAGAAGGGCCTGGACTCTCAGAGCTTCATCTGCGCAG GCTGCTCCAGGCAGATCGGCTTCTCCTTCGTGAAGCCCAAGCTCTGCGCCTTCTCCGGCCTCTACTATTGCGACAGCTGCCACCGGGACGACGAGACGGTGATCCCCTCACGCCTCATCCACAACTGGGACCTGGCCAAGCGAGGG gtcTGCCGGCAGGCGCTGAAGTTCCTCACCCAGATCCGTAACCAGCCACTGATCGACCTCAAGCTGGTCAACGAGAGCCTCTACGACCACGTGGAGAGGATGAGGCGAATCCTCCGAAGCCGggagcagctgaagctgctCGGAGATTACCTTATCATGTGCCGCAGCGGGGCCCTGAAGGAGCTGAGCAAGCG GCTCGATCACAGGAACTACCTCTTGGAGTGTCCCCACAAGTACAGTGTCACTGATCTGCGGCAG ATAGCTGACGGCGTCTTCGAGACATTCCTGCAGTCTCTGATCCAGTTCGCGTCCCATCACGTCTACAACTGTGACCTGTGCACCCAGCGAGGCTTCATCTGCCAGATCTGCAACCGCAGCGACATCATCTTTCCCTTCGAGTTTGACACCACCACCAG GTGCAGTGACTGCAAAACTGTCTTCCACCGGGAGTGCCAGGCCAGTGCCCAGTCCTGCCCGCGCTGCGAGCGCCGCCGGCGATACCAGCGGGAACGGGAGGCGGACGGTGCAGGACCAAGCCTCTAG